A region from the Lolium perenne isolate Kyuss_39 chromosome 4, Kyuss_2.0, whole genome shotgun sequence genome encodes:
- the LOC127297542 gene encoding AP-2 complex subunit alpha-2 — protein MALSGMRGLSVFISDVRNCHNKEQERLRVDKELGNIRTRFKNDKGLSPYEKKKYVWKMLYIHMLGYDVDFGHMETVSLISAPKYPEKQVGYIVTSCLLNENNDFLRMVINTVRNDIIGRNETYQCLALTMVGNIGGKEFSESLAPDVQKLLISSSCRPVVRKKAALCLLRLYRKNPDVVNIDGWSDRMAQLLDERDLGVLTSVMSLFVSLVSNNAEAYWNCLPKCVRILERMARNQDIPQEYTYYGIPSPWLQVKAMRALQYFPTIEDPSARRALFEVLQRILMGTDVVKNVNKNNASHAVLFEALALVMHLDAEKEMMSQCVALLGKFIAVREPNIRYLGLENMSRMLLVTDVQDIIKRHQAQIITSLKDPDISIRRRALDLLYGMCDVTNAKEIVEELLQYLNTAEFAMREELALKAAILAEKFAPDLSWYVDVILQLIDKAGDFVSDDIWYRVVQFVTNNEDLQPYAAAKAREYLDKPALHETMVKVSAYLLGEYGHLLARRPGCSPKELFTIINDRLPTVSTSTIAIILSSYAKILLHTQPPDAGLQQQILAIFKKHESYIDVEIQQRAVEYFELSKKGAALADVLAEMPKFPERESALLKKAEDAEVDTAEQSAIKLRSQQQTSSALVLADQPPVNGSAPAANHLTLVKMPSQNIAEESNVSHEETALEAPKENGAPVEVESKVEILSETAAESKVVPPTSHSPSQADLLADLLGPLAIEGPPAAVEQNPVQGLEANESPIGDLALATLEDQSNSVQPIVNVEEKFHILCTKDSGVLYEDPNIQIGLKAEWRAHHGRLILFLGNKNTSPIVSMRALILPPSHFKVELSSVPDTIPPRAQVQIPVEFTNLRASRDVAVLDFSYNHGTVPVNAKLRLPVVLHKFLQPVTLTPEEFFPQWKAWTVQSLKLQEVVKGVRPLPLPEMANLFLSLHLAVTPGLDTNPNNMVACGTFFSEATHTMLCLVRVETDPQDRTQLRLTVASGDQYLTFELKEYIKEHLIDLPRTRVSSPPAPQQPQLPPAAPATYNDPGAMLAGLL, from the exons ATGGCGCTCTCGGGGATGCGCGGGCTGTCGGTCTTCATCAGCGACGTGCGCAACTGCCACAACAAGGAGCAGGAGCGCCTCCGCGTCGACAAGGAGCTCGGCAACATCCGCACGCGCTTCAAGAACGACAAG GGACTGTCGCCATATGAGAAGAAAAAGTATGTTTGGAAAATGCTTTATATACATATGCTGGGTTACGATGTTGACTTCGGGCATATGGAAACTGTTTCTTTGATATCCGCACCAAAGTATCCCGAGAAACAG GTTGGATACATTGTGACATCTTGCTTACTGAACGAGAACAACGATTTTCTAAGAATGGTCATAAATACAGTACGCAATGACATAATAGGACGAAATGAGACCTACCAATGCTTAGCATTGACGATG GTAGGTAATATTGGTGGGAAAGAATTTTCCGAGTCATTGGCTCCTGACGTCCAGAAACTTCTT ATTTCAAGTAGTTGCCGGCCTGTAGTCAGAAAGAAGGCTGCTCTATGCCTTCTGCGACTTTATAGGAAGAATCCAGACGTTGTGAATATTGATGGCTG GTCTGATCGGATGGCACAACTTCTAGATGAGCGTGATCTAGGTGTTCTGACATctgtcatgagcctttttgtttcACTAGTATCTAATAACGCcgaagcatattggaattgccttCCAAAGTGTGTAAGAATATTGGAGAGGATGGCAAGAAACCAAGATATTCCGCAAGAGTACACTTACTATGGAATTCCATCTCCTTGGCTTCAG GTTAAGGCAATGCGAGCTCTTCAATACTTCCCCACCATTGAAGATCCTAGCGCAAGGCGAGCTTTGTTTGAG GTTTTACAGCGGATTTTGATGGGCACTGATGTTGTTAAAAACGTCAACAAGAACAATGCCTCACATGCTGTTCTCTTTGAAGCTCTTGCTCTG GTTATGCATCTTGATGCTGAAAAGGAGATGATGTCCCAATGTGTGGCTCTTCTCGGCAAGTTTATTGCTGTCCGGGAGCCAAATATTAGGTATCTTGGTCTG GAAAACATGAGTAGGATGCTGCTTGTAACTGATGTACAGGATATAATTAAAAGGCACCAGGCCCAAATCATTACGTCTTTGAAGGATCCAGATATCAG CATTAGAAGACGGGCTCTTGATTTGCTATATGGCATGTGTGATGTTACAAATGCAAAGGAAATTGTCGAGGAGTTATTGCAG TATCTTAACACAGCTGAATTCGCAATGCGTGAAGAGCTGGCTCTGAAAGCGGCCATTCTTGCTGAGAAGTTTGCTCCAGATCTTTCTTG GTATGTTGATGTTATACTTCAGCTGATAGACAAAGCTGGAGATTTTGTAAGTGACGATATATGGTATCGAGTGGTACAATTTGTCACCAACAATGAGGATCTGCAG CCATATGCTGCAGCTAAGGCGAGGGAATACCTTGATAAGCCTGCTTTGCATGAGACAATGGTCAAG GTCAGTGCTTACCTTCTTGGAGAGTATGGCCACCTTTTGGCTCGAAGACCTGGTTGTAGCCCTAAGGAATTGTTTACCATTATAAATGATAGGCTTCCGACAGTATC GACAAGTACTATTGCCATTATTCTCTCGTCTTACGCCAAGATACTTCTGCATACTCAACCTCCTGATGCGGGACTGCAGCAACAAATCCTGGCAATATTCAAAAA GCATGAGAGTTATATCGATGTTGAAATACAGCAGAGAGCAGTTGAATATTTTGAATTAAGCAAAAAGGGCGCTGCTTTGGCTGATGTGTTGGCTGAAATGCCAAAATTTCCCGAACGTGAG TCTGCCCTGTTGAAAAAGGCTGAAGATGCTGAAGTTGACACAGCAGAGCAGAGTGCCATAAAACTACGAAGTCAGCAGCAAACATCCAGTGCTCTTGTTTTAGCTGATCAGCCTCCTGTAAATGGATCAGCACCAGCTGCTAATCATCTCACTCTTGTGAAGATGCCCAGTCAAAATATTGCCGAG GAAAGCAATGTCAGTCATGAAGAAACTGCGTTAGAAGCCCCCAAAGAAAATGGTGCTCCTGTTGAAGTCGAGAGCAAAGTGGAGATCctcagtgagaccgctgctgagAGTAAAGTCGTGCCTCCTACGTCCCATTCGCCTTCTCAAGCAGATCTCCTTGCGGACCTTTTGGGTCCTCTTGCAATAGAGGGTCCTCCTGCTGCTGTAGAACAAAACCCTGTTCAAGGATTGGAAGCTAATGAAAGTCCGATAGGTGACTTGGCACTAGCTACCCTTGAGGACCAGTCCAACTCTGTTCAG CCAATTGTCAATGTTGAGGAGAAGTTTCATATATTGTGCACAAAAGATAGTGGAGTTCTGTATGAGGATCCTAACATCCAG ATTGGTTTAAAAGCAGAGTGGCGTGCCCATCATGGTCGTCTTATTCTATTCCTGGGGAATAAAAATACTTCACCTATTGTGTCAATGCGAGCTCTGATTTTGCCTCCTAGCCATTTCAAAGTGGAACTCTCTTCAGTGCCTGATACAATTCCTCCTAGAGCACAG GTGCAAATTCCAGTTGAGTTTACAAATCTCCGGGCGAGTAGAGATGTTGCTGTTCTTGATTTCTCATATAATCATGGAACTGTACCG GTGAACGCTAAACTTCGACTTCCTGTTGTATTGCATAAATTCTTGCAACCAGTAACTCTTACGCCGGAAGAATTTTTTCCTCAGTGGAAAGCATGGACTGTTCAGTCACTAAAGCTTCAAGAAGTG GTTAAAGGTGTTAGACCATTACCTCTTCCTGAAATGGCCAATCTATTCCTGAGCCTTCACCTGGCAGTTACTCCTGGACTT GATACCAATCCGAACAACATGGTGGCGTGTGGTACGTTCTTTTCGGAAGCAACCCATACCATGCTTTGTCTG GTCAGAGTTGAAACAGATCCCCAAGACAGAACACAACTCCGGCTAACAGTTGCATCAGGAGATCAATATTTGACATTCGA GTTGAAAGAATATATCAAGGAACATTTGATTGACCTCCCAAGGACTCGAGTGTCCTCCCCGCCTGCTCCGCAACAACCACAGTTGCCCCCAGCAGCACCTGCCACATATAACGACCCTGGTGCCATGCTAGCTGGATTGCTATGA